In Halovivax gelatinilyticus, the following are encoded in one genomic region:
- the mvk gene encoding mevalonate kinase: protein MTRSSAPGKIYLFGEHAVVYGEPAVPCAIERRARVDVERREDSKLRVRAEDLSLDGFTVEYGGGTDGRPDIDVPNELVEAAMGYVDGAIEQVREVTGESEAGFDVTIESDIPLGAGLGSSAAVVVAAIDAATRELGVTLSTDELAERAYQTELDVQEGQASRADTFCSATGGAVRVEGSDCQSITAPDLPLVIGFDGGAGDTGALVAGVRSLRSEYDFAAETVSSIGDIVRRGETALENADVEELGRLMNFTHGLLSALGVSSRSLDSMVWAAREAGAHGAKLTGAGGGGCIVALDPTPETETALRYLPGCEEVFRAEMAEEGVRRLE, encoded by the coding sequence ATGACTCGTTCGAGTGCACCTGGGAAGATTTACCTTTTCGGCGAGCACGCGGTGGTTTACGGCGAACCGGCCGTCCCCTGCGCGATCGAGCGTCGGGCGCGGGTGGACGTCGAGCGCCGTGAGGACTCGAAGTTACGCGTCCGCGCCGAGGATCTGAGTCTCGACGGATTCACCGTCGAGTATGGCGGCGGGACCGACGGCAGACCGGACATCGACGTCCCGAACGAACTGGTTGAGGCCGCGATGGGGTACGTCGACGGTGCGATCGAGCAGGTTCGTGAGGTGACGGGCGAATCCGAGGCGGGTTTCGACGTGACGATCGAGAGCGATATACCGCTCGGGGCCGGCCTCGGATCCTCTGCGGCCGTCGTCGTGGCGGCGATCGACGCGGCGACGCGCGAGCTGGGCGTTACCCTCTCGACGGACGAACTCGCCGAGCGAGCGTACCAGACGGAACTCGACGTACAGGAGGGCCAGGCCTCTCGCGCCGATACGTTCTGTTCGGCGACTGGCGGCGCGGTTCGCGTCGAAGGTTCGGACTGTCAGTCGATCACGGCACCCGACCTCCCGCTCGTCATCGGGTTCGACGGCGGCGCCGGAGACACGGGCGCGCTCGTCGCCGGCGTTCGATCGCTCCGATCTGAGTACGACTTCGCCGCCGAGACCGTTTCGTCGATCGGCGACATCGTGAGGCGAGGGGAGACCGCACTCGAAAACGCGGATGTAGAGGAACTGGGACGGTTGATGAATTTTACACACGGATTGCTCTCGGCGCTCGGCGTCTCGTCGCGATCGCTCGACAGCATGGTGTGGGCCGCCAGGGAGGCCGGCGCCCACGGAGCGAAGTTGACCGGCGCCGGTGGCGGCGGGTGTATCGTCGCGCTCGATCCGACGCCCGAAACGGAAACGGCTCTCCGGTACCTCCCTGGATGTGAGGAGGTTTTCCGCGCGGAGATGGCCGAAGAGGGGGTGCGTCGGCTCGAATGA
- a CDS encoding 50S ribosomal protein L13, whose protein sequence is MSVAEFDADLVVDARDCILGRVSSQVAQRALDGERIAIVNAEGAVITGDKEDVFETYRTRAQLGSDRGPNYPKRPDMILKRAVRGMLPYKTQRGRDAFEGVRVYVGNPYDGDDDREPEVLDGTSLDRLSNIRFVHLGEVSEQLGANVTW, encoded by the coding sequence ATGAGCGTCGCCGAATTCGACGCCGACCTCGTCGTCGACGCACGCGATTGCATTCTCGGGCGCGTCTCGAGTCAGGTAGCCCAGCGCGCCCTCGACGGCGAGCGGATCGCCATCGTCAACGCCGAGGGTGCCGTCATCACCGGGGACAAAGAAGACGTATTCGAGACCTACCGGACGCGGGCTCAGCTCGGGTCCGACCGGGGTCCGAATTATCCCAAGCGACCCGACATGATCCTGAAACGGGCCGTCCGGGGCATGCTTCCGTACAAGACGCAACGTGGTCGCGACGCGTTCGAGGGCGTCCGCGTCTACGTCGGCAATCCCTACGACGGGGATGACGACCGGGAGCCGGAAGTCCTCGACGGGACGTCGCTGGATCGATTGTCGAACATCCGCTTCGTCCACCTGGGCGAAGTGTCCGAACAACTAGGTGCTAACGTCACATGGTAA
- a CDS encoding isopentenyl phosphate kinase, protein MTVVVKLGGSVITRKSEPETVDEAALDRASDAIAEALDSSAVGRLIVVHGGGSFGHHHANEFGVSTTEGRHDVEAVAAIHGAMCALNESVVRWLRARGVPAVPVHPFSLAHRDRTGALSLPSGSVSTLLCEGFVPVVHGDLVAHESAGVTVLSGDELVVELADAVGAERVGLCSSVPGVLDESDAVIERIDSFEAVANVVGGSDATDVSGGMAGKVRTLLDLERPATIFDLDGLESFLRGESVGTTVD, encoded by the coding sequence ATGACGGTCGTCGTCAAACTCGGCGGGAGCGTGATCACGCGAAAGTCGGAGCCGGAGACGGTAGACGAGGCGGCGCTCGACCGGGCGTCGGACGCCATCGCCGAAGCCCTCGATTCGTCGGCGGTGGGTCGGTTGATCGTGGTCCACGGTGGTGGCAGCTTCGGCCACCATCACGCGAACGAGTTCGGAGTGAGCACGACGGAGGGCCGTCACGACGTCGAGGCGGTCGCCGCGATACACGGTGCGATGTGTGCGTTGAACGAATCTGTCGTCCGTTGGCTTCGAGCGAGAGGGGTACCTGCGGTTCCGGTTCACCCGTTCTCGCTCGCTCACCGGGATCGGACCGGAGCCCTCTCGCTTCCGAGCGGATCCGTGTCGACCCTGCTCTGCGAGGGGTTCGTTCCCGTCGTTCACGGCGATCTGGTCGCCCACGAATCGGCAGGCGTGACCGTGTTGAGTGGTGACGAACTGGTCGTCGAACTGGCCGACGCCGTCGGCGCAGAGCGGGTCGGACTCTGTTCGTCGGTCCCTGGCGTGCTGGACGAATCGGACGCCGTCATCGAACGCATCGACTCGTTCGAAGCCGTCGCGAACGTCGTCGGTGGGAGCGACGCGACCGACGTCAGCGGTGGAATGGCGGGAAAGGTTCGGACCTTACTCGACCTCGAGCGTCCGGCGACGATTTTCGATCTCGACGGGCTCGAATCGTTTTTGCGGGGCGAATCCGTCGGAACGACGGTGGACTGA
- a CDS encoding 30S ribosomal protein S4, translated as MALGTDTKHYETPNHPYQGERIATEHSLLDRYGLSNKEELWRAQSELRSYRRESRDLLAQAQDDPVVQRRTQEFLGRLKRVGVLDEEGGLGDVLGLEIEDVLERRLQTVVYRKGLANSPFQARQFITHGHVVVGERRHRVPSYVVDVDEEDLIGFDETSPLADELHPERAEGQ; from the coding sequence ATGGCGCTCGGAACCGACACCAAGCACTACGAGACGCCGAACCACCCGTACCAGGGCGAGCGAATCGCCACCGAGCACTCGCTGCTCGATCGGTACGGCCTCTCGAACAAAGAGGAGCTCTGGCGGGCTCAGTCCGAGCTTCGCTCGTACCGACGCGAGTCCCGAGACCTGCTCGCACAGGCGCAGGACGATCCCGTCGTTCAGCGTCGAACGCAGGAGTTTCTCGGCCGACTCAAGCGAGTCGGTGTCCTCGACGAGGAGGGCGGACTCGGCGACGTGCTGGGACTCGAGATCGAAGACGTCCTCGAACGTCGCCTCCAGACCGTCGTCTATCGGAAAGGCCTGGCGAACTCGCCGTTCCAGGCGAGGCAGTTCATCACGCACGGTCACGTCGTCGTCGGCGAACGCCGTCACCGCGTGCCGTCGTACGTCGTCGACGTCGACGAAGAAGATCTCATCGGGTTCGACGAGACGAGTCCGCTGGCGGACGAACTCCACCCAGAACGCGCGGAGGGACAGTAA
- a CDS encoding DNA-directed RNA polymerase subunit K has translation MQQERYNRYEKARILGARALQVSYGAPVLIETDRTQPILIAAEEFDAGVLPFTINRGSRQT, from the coding sequence ATGCAACAGGAACGATACAATCGGTACGAGAAGGCTCGAATCCTGGGTGCACGGGCACTTCAGGTATCGTACGGAGCGCCGGTGTTGATCGAGACCGACCGGACCCAGCCGATCCTCATCGCGGCCGAGGAGTTCGACGCCGGGGTCTTGCCGTTTACGATCAACCGAGGGTCCAGACAGACATGA
- the rpsB gene encoding 30S ribosomal protein S2, with protein sequence MTENDTPQEGLDAAEAEIDEEPAEGAGPAADPATDVEPVDEQSAEADAEAEPADDAGPTLDDDVMSDEEADLLIPVEDYLGAGVHIGTQQKTADMDRFIHRVRTDGLYVLDVSKTDGRIRTAANFLANYAPEQILVTSSRQYGRFPAEKFAEAVGARARTGRFIPGTLTNPKYDGYIEPDVVVVTDPIGDAQAVKEAITVGIPVIAMCDSNNQTGNVDLVVPTNNKGRKALSVVYWLLANEVLDRRGAEPTYALDDFESLV encoded by the coding sequence ATGACAGAAAACGACACGCCACAGGAAGGACTCGACGCCGCCGAGGCGGAGATCGACGAGGAGCCGGCCGAGGGGGCTGGCCCAGCGGCCGATCCCGCAACGGACGTCGAGCCCGTAGACGAACAATCCGCCGAGGCTGACGCCGAGGCTGAACCAGCCGACGATGCCGGACCGACCCTCGACGACGACGTCATGAGCGACGAGGAAGCCGATCTGCTCATTCCCGTCGAGGATTACCTCGGCGCCGGTGTTCACATCGGGACCCAGCAGAAGACCGCCGATATGGACCGGTTCATCCACCGTGTTCGTACGGACGGGCTGTACGTCCTGGACGTCTCGAAGACCGACGGTCGAATCAGAACGGCCGCGAACTTCCTCGCGAACTACGCGCCCGAACAGATTCTCGTCACCTCGAGCCGTCAGTACGGGCGGTTCCCGGCCGAGAAGTTCGCCGAAGCGGTCGGCGCGCGCGCTCGAACCGGTCGATTCATCCCGGGAACGCTGACCAACCCGAAGTACGATGGCTACATCGAGCCCGACGTCGTGGTCGTCACCGACCCGATCGGCGACGCACAGGCCGTCAAGGAAGCGATCACGGTCGGCATTCCGGTCATCGCGATGTGTGACTCGAACAACCAGACTGGGAACGTCGACCTCGTCGTCCCGACGAACAACAAGGGGCGAAAGGCGCTTTCGGTCGTCTACTGGCTCCTCGCGAACGAGGTGCTCGACCGCCGCGGTGCCGAGCCGACCTACGCGCTCGACGACTTCGAGAGTCTCGTTTGA
- a CDS encoding 30S ribosomal protein S11: MSQDDDKWGVAHVHASFNNTIMTVTDLTGAETIAKSSGGTAVKQNRDEASPYAAMQMAEAVAEEVKAAGISGLHVRVRGPGGNLQKSPGPGAQATIRALARSGIEIGRIEDVTPIPHDGSRAPKGKGGF, encoded by the coding sequence ATGAGTCAAGACGACGATAAGTGGGGCGTCGCCCACGTACACGCATCGTTCAACAACACCATCATGACCGTGACCGATCTCACGGGCGCGGAGACGATCGCTAAATCCAGCGGCGGGACGGCGGTCAAGCAGAACCGCGACGAGGCCTCGCCGTACGCCGCGATGCAGATGGCGGAAGCCGTGGCCGAGGAGGTCAAGGCCGCCGGTATCAGCGGACTGCACGTTCGCGTCCGCGGCCCGGGCGGGAACCTGCAGAAATCTCCCGGTCCCGGTGCACAGGCGACCATTCGAGCGCTCGCCCGTTCGGGCATCGAAATCGGTCGAATCGAAGACGTCACGCCGATTCCGCACGACGGATCGCGTGCACCAAAAGGCAAAGGCGGGTTCTAA
- a CDS encoding 30S ribosomal protein S13 produces MSEETPEETEADEDIQYFVRIGQTDLDGTKSVERSLSELKGVGRRTARLVANEAGVDRTATFGALDEETIDEVVSIVEGLADDLPDWLTNRPGDYYTGETRHEIGNDLELTRQQDINRMKMINSYKGARHKRGQKVRGQRTKSTGRTEGTIGVNVEQIREEAAEEAEADE; encoded by the coding sequence ATGAGCGAGGAAACACCAGAAGAAACCGAAGCTGACGAAGACATCCAGTACTTCGTTCGGATCGGACAGACCGACCTCGACGGGACGAAATCCGTCGAGCGATCGCTGTCCGAGCTCAAGGGAGTCGGGCGACGAACCGCTCGACTCGTCGCGAACGAAGCCGGCGTCGACCGTACGGCGACGTTCGGTGCACTCGACGAGGAGACGATCGACGAAGTCGTCTCGATCGTCGAGGGACTGGCCGACGACCTCCCCGACTGGCTCACTAACCGGCCGGGAGACTACTACACCGGCGAGACGAGACACGAGATCGGTAACGATCTCGAACTCACCCGTCAACAGGACATCAACCGTATGAAGATGATCAACTCCTACAAGGGTGCTCGCCACAAGCGCGGCCAGAAGGTTCGCGGACAGCGAACGAAGTCGACCGGTCGAACCGAAGGGACGATCGGCGTCAACGTCGAACAGATCCGTGAAGAAGCAGCCGAAGAGGCGGAGGCTGACGAATAA
- the eno gene encoding phosphopyruvate hydratase, translating to MTLITDVRLREILDSRGNPTVEADVLTESGGFGRAAAPSGASTGEYEAIERPAGDAIAAARERAVPRLVGEVFAGNQRDVDAALRAADGTENFSEIGANSAVAISMAAAKAGADVLGAPLFQHLGGTFRGASFPTPLGNVVGGGEHAADATDIQEFLAAPVGAPSVADAIFANAAVHAAVADILDERDVAAAKGDEGAWAPSITDAEAFDVVDEAVSRVEDEVGFEIGFGLDVAASELYDADADEYVYRETTRSTDEQVDYVVDLVDEHELVYVEDPLDENDFDGYAELTDRVGDRTLVCGDDLFVTNVDRLRDGIDRGAANSILIKPNQIGTLTDAFDAIELATANGYESVVSHRSGETEDTTIAHLAVATAVPFIKTGAVGGERTAKLNELIRIEDDAI from the coding sequence ATGACGCTGATCACCGACGTCCGGCTCCGCGAGATCCTCGATTCGCGCGGTAACCCCACGGTCGAGGCTGACGTCCTCACCGAGAGCGGAGGTTTCGGCCGGGCGGCGGCGCCGTCGGGTGCGAGTACCGGCGAGTACGAAGCGATCGAACGGCCGGCGGGTGACGCCATCGCGGCGGCCAGAGAGCGTGCGGTTCCGCGGCTCGTCGGCGAGGTCTTCGCCGGTAACCAGCGCGACGTCGACGCGGCGTTGCGGGCGGCGGATGGGACCGAGAACTTCTCCGAGATCGGCGCCAACAGCGCCGTCGCCATTTCGATGGCCGCGGCGAAAGCCGGCGCCGACGTCCTCGGCGCGCCGCTCTTTCAGCACCTGGGCGGAACGTTTCGCGGGGCGTCGTTCCCGACGCCGCTCGGAAACGTCGTCGGCGGCGGCGAACACGCCGCCGACGCGACGGACATCCAGGAGTTTCTCGCCGCACCGGTTGGCGCACCGAGCGTCGCCGATGCGATCTTCGCCAACGCGGCCGTTCACGCGGCGGTTGCCGACATCCTCGACGAGCGGGACGTTGCGGCGGCGAAGGGTGACGAGGGCGCGTGGGCGCCGTCGATCACCGACGCCGAGGCCTTCGACGTCGTCGACGAGGCCGTAAGCCGGGTCGAAGACGAAGTCGGGTTCGAGATCGGATTCGGTCTCGACGTCGCGGCATCCGAACTCTACGACGCGGACGCCGACGAGTACGTCTACCGCGAGACGACCCGATCGACCGACGAGCAGGTCGACTACGTGGTGGATCTCGTCGACGAGCACGAACTCGTCTACGTTGAAGATCCACTCGACGAGAACGACTTCGACGGCTACGCCGAACTGACCGACAGGGTCGGCGACCGGACGCTCGTCTGCGGAGACGACCTGTTCGTCACTAACGTCGATCGCCTTCGCGATGGGATCGACCGCGGTGCGGCGAACAGTATCCTGATCAAGCCGAACCAGATCGGAACGCTCACCGATGCGTTCGACGCGATCGAACTCGCGACCGCAAACGGATACGAGTCGGTCGTTTCACACCGGTCGGGCGAGACCGAAGATACGACGATCGCACACCTCGCCGTGGCGACGGCTGTACCGTTTATCAAGACGGGCGCCGTCGGGGGCGAGCGAACCGCCAAGCTCAACGAGCTGATTCGAATCGAAGACGACGCGATATGA
- a CDS encoding DNA-directed RNA polymerase subunit N, producing the protein MMVPVRCFTCGSVVAEHWEEFEERARDGDEDPAVVLDELGVDRYCCRRMLVSHTDLVDVVSPYQ; encoded by the coding sequence ATGATGGTTCCAGTCCGGTGTTTCACGTGCGGCTCGGTCGTCGCCGAACACTGGGAGGAGTTCGAAGAACGCGCTCGCGACGGTGACGAGGACCCAGCTGTCGTCTTAGACGAGCTGGGCGTCGACCGCTACTGCTGTCGGCGGATGCTGGTCTCGCACACCGACCTCGTCGACGTCGTCTCACCGTATCAGTAA
- a CDS encoding 30S ribosomal protein S9: MVTNTSGKKKTAVARATVRDGEGRVRINAQPVELIEPEMSRLKMLEPFRIAGDELRDGIDIDVRVEGGGISGQADAVRTAIARGIVQHTNDAELRDAYMSFDRSLLVNDVRQSEPKKWGGPGARARYQKSYR; this comes from the coding sequence ATGGTAACGAATACGAGCGGAAAGAAGAAGACAGCCGTCGCCCGCGCGACCGTACGCGATGGCGAGGGCCGGGTCCGAATCAACGCACAGCCGGTCGAACTGATCGAACCGGAGATGTCGCGGCTGAAGATGCTCGAACCGTTCCGGATCGCCGGCGACGAGCTGCGCGACGGAATCGACATCGACGTTCGCGTCGAGGGTGGCGGTATCAGCGGACAGGCCGACGCCGTCCGGACGGCCATCGCACGAGGAATCGTTCAGCACACGAACGACGCGGAACTGCGCGATGCGTACATGTCGTTCGATCGATCGCTGCTGGTGAACGACGTTCGCCAGTCCGAACCCAAAAAGTGGGGCGGCCCCGGTGCGCGGGCTCGCTACCAGAAATCGTACCGCTAA
- a CDS encoding 50S ribosomal protein L18e, with protein MSTKTNPRLTNLIAELKSASRSRDADIWHDVADRLEKPRSNHAEVNLGRIERYAREEETVIVPGKVLGSGRLRKNVTVAAVDASSSAATKIDQVGEYVPIEQLLEENPEGSNVRVIA; from the coding sequence ATGAGTACGAAGACCAATCCGAGGCTCACCAACCTCATCGCCGAGTTGAAGTCCGCGTCTCGTTCGCGTGACGCAGACATCTGGCACGACGTTGCAGACCGCCTCGAAAAGCCCCGATCGAACCACGCGGAGGTGAACCTGGGGCGGATCGAGCGCTACGCTCGCGAAGAAGAGACCGTCATCGTTCCCGGCAAGGTGCTGGGAAGCGGACGACTCAGAAAGAACGTCACCGTGGCGGCCGTCGACGCGTCGTCGTCGGCTGCGACGAAGATAGACCAGGTCGGTGAGTACGTACCGATCGAGCAACTGCTCGAAGAGAACCCCGAGGGATCGAACGTGCGGGTGATCGCATGA
- a CDS encoding DUF4129 domain-containing protein: MITRSTLLRATAALVGIVSIAVVASTLPEVLETTNGGGGVDGPDGSTDGSAGDRAPSDPGAAWILRLFLISFMVILIGATIAFLLFERRHLLEYAARLAALSLLILAFVVVAVVAMDVADLTPPMENESAGEEGLGPGEGGDDEGPGDGESGDSTTFGTMEILLVGIALLAAVALGYLYVRYRSDEEASTAGDIDRSTTETVRAVAGDAADRIEGGEGAPVENEVYRAWREMTTLLDVDNPATSTPGEFADAAVDAGLDTADVRELTELFESVRYGPARASSMEERRAVEILRNIESAYSAVTESESAAASTRTGQPVTSTQMDHDTRTASDETAGSNNDTERRGDGA; this comes from the coding sequence ATGATAACCAGATCGACACTCCTGCGGGCCACGGCGGCGCTCGTGGGTATCGTCTCCATCGCCGTGGTCGCATCGACCCTCCCGGAGGTTCTCGAAACGACGAACGGCGGCGGAGGGGTCGACGGACCGGACGGATCGACCGACGGTTCGGCGGGCGATCGCGCTCCATCGGATCCCGGCGCCGCCTGGATTCTACGACTGTTTCTCATCTCGTTCATGGTGATTCTCATCGGTGCGACGATCGCGTTTCTCCTCTTCGAACGACGCCACCTTCTCGAGTATGCAGCGAGGCTCGCCGCCCTGTCGCTTCTGATCCTGGCATTCGTAGTCGTCGCCGTCGTCGCGATGGATGTAGCCGACCTCACACCCCCGATGGAGAACGAATCCGCGGGCGAAGAGGGACTCGGCCCCGGCGAAGGTGGAGACGACGAGGGGCCGGGCGACGGTGAGTCGGGAGACTCCACGACGTTCGGAACGATGGAGATACTGCTCGTCGGTATCGCGTTGCTCGCGGCGGTCGCACTCGGCTACCTCTACGTACGGTACCGCAGCGACGAAGAGGCGAGCACCGCGGGTGACATCGATCGCTCGACGACCGAAACCGTCCGTGCCGTCGCCGGAGACGCCGCCGACCGAATCGAGGGTGGCGAAGGAGCGCCAGTCGAGAACGAGGTCTACCGCGCATGGCGGGAGATGACGACCCTGCTCGACGTCGACAACCCGGCGACGAGCACGCCCGGAGAGTTCGCCGACGCCGCCGTTGATGCCGGCCTCGATACGGCCGACGTCCGGGAACTGACAGAACTGTTCGAATCGGTTAGATACGGCCCAGCACGCGCATCGTCGATGGAGGAGCGACGGGCCGTCGAGATCCTAAGAAACATCGAATCGGCGTACTCGGCCGTCACAGAATCCGAATCAGCCGCCGCTTCCACCCGAACGGGACAACCGGTAACATCGACGCAAATGGATCACGACACTCGAACCGCTTCGGACGAAACGGCCGGATCGAACAACGACACCGAACGTCGAGGTGACGGCGCGTGA
- a CDS encoding DNA-directed RNA polymerase subunit D: MTADYDVEFVDRGEREARFLVRGVTPAFANGIRRAMVADVPTLAIDTVRFVENSSVMFDEQLSLRLGLVPLTTPSPEEFGDDDVVTLSIDVEGPGTAYSGDLVSSEPDLVRPAEENVPIIHLKDGQRLEAEADATYDRGKNHAKHQGGVAVGYRHLQRVTVDGDLPEFEEPERRVIRGVIEDDGELIETSEFDHDLNERYPGKSVTIEDVPNAFVFHVETDGSFSVEELVGRAADSIDERAAELEEAVQL; the protein is encoded by the coding sequence ATGACAGCCGACTACGACGTCGAGTTCGTCGACCGCGGTGAACGCGAGGCTCGCTTTCTCGTACGCGGGGTGACTCCCGCGTTCGCCAACGGCATCCGTCGCGCGATGGTCGCCGACGTGCCGACGCTGGCGATCGACACCGTTCGGTTCGTCGAAAACTCTTCGGTGATGTTCGACGAGCAACTGTCGCTTCGTCTGGGGCTCGTTCCCCTGACGACGCCGTCGCCCGAAGAGTTCGGTGACGACGACGTGGTCACGCTCTCGATCGACGTCGAGGGGCCGGGAACGGCGTACTCGGGCGATCTCGTCTCGAGCGAACCCGATCTGGTTCGTCCGGCCGAGGAGAACGTCCCGATTATTCACCTGAAAGACGGACAGCGTCTGGAAGCCGAAGCGGACGCCACCTACGATCGCGGAAAGAATCACGCGAAACACCAGGGCGGTGTCGCGGTCGGCTACCGGCACCTACAGCGAGTGACGGTCGACGGCGACCTTCCGGAGTTCGAGGAACCCGAACGACGGGTCATCCGCGGCGTCATCGAAGACGACGGTGAACTAATCGAGACGAGCGAGTTCGACCACGATCTGAACGAACGCTATCCGGGCAAGTCGGTGACGATCGAAGACGTTCCGAACGCCTTCGTCTTCCACGTGGAGACGGACGGATCGTTCTCCGTCGAAGAACTCGTCGGCCGTGCCGCCGACTCGATCGACGAGCGAGCCGCCGAACTCGAAGAAGCGGTACAGCTATAA